One genomic region from Uloborus diversus isolate 005 chromosome 2, Udiv.v.3.1, whole genome shotgun sequence encodes:
- the LOC129217819 gene encoding transmembrane protein 53-like has product MTLFLRQFHIISSLKSSPDKELLPFYKTIAPVLSLHPAVCKLHTQTVRKNMQLSVNDNSGEKKEKPLAIILSWMMAKESHIDKFRSLYLTRGFDVLTVNMAPKDLLFPVSGSQVTAKNILDYVNENNQYGNIVVHAFSVGGYLMGEMFVKMRELKDKYQSIASKISGVILDSAVDIEGIPTGFPRALSKNPLTIKVLEWYVSSHMSLMYNVATKHYLRSSKNFHNTPLRCPALFFFSEADKVGNPVGNQLVMENWQVRGVDVRAKCWKDSKHVSHMYKYQSEYLNEMDQFLAKINLLPAKV; this is encoded by the coding sequence ACTATTGCTCCTGTGCTATCCTTACACCCAGCTGTGTGTAAACTACATACTCAAACTGTGAGAAAAAATATGCAACTCAGCGTAAATGATAATTCaggtgaaaagaaagaaaaacctttgGCTATCATTTTATCATGGATGATGGCCAAAGAATCTCACATTGACAAGTTCAGGTCTTTGTATCTGACAAGAGGATTCGATGTATTGACTGTTAACATGGCTCCGAAAGATTTGCTATTTCCTGTGTCTGGTTCCCAGGTTACTGCTAAGAACATCCTGGACTATGTGAATGAAAATAACCAATATGGCAACATTGTTGTTCACGCATTTTCCGTCGGGGGATATTTGATGGGTGAAATGTTCGTAAAAATGCGCGAGCTCAAAGACAAATATCAAAGTATTGCTTCGAAAATAAGCGGCGTCATTCTCGATAGTGCGGTAGATATAGAGGGAATACCAACTGGATTTCCCAGGGCCTTGTCGAAAAATCCCCTTACGATAAAAGTACTGGAATGGTATGTTTCATCACACATGTCGCTCATGTATAATGTTGCAACCAAACATTATCTAaggtcttcaaaaaattttcacaacacCCCTCTCAGATGTCCTGCCTTGTTCTTTTTCTCTGAAGCCGATAAAGTCGGGAATCCTGTAGGCAATCAGTTAGTGATGGAGAATTGGCAAGTTAGAGGGGTGGATGTCCGAGCCAAATGCTGGAAAGATTCCAAGCATGTGAGTCATATGTATAAGTACCAAAGCGAATATTTGAATGAGATGGATCAATTTTtggctaaaattaatttattacctGCTAAAGTataa